A genomic stretch from Ictalurus punctatus breed USDA103 chromosome 2, Coco_2.0, whole genome shotgun sequence includes:
- the moto gene encoding meiosis-specific coiled-coil domain-containing protein MEIOC isoform X1, producing the protein MEGVAQPFRGKKKLVNNATKSKLGVDANGAKMPFDLFHSGGSDASYSTYKFQNDYNEESGRLSETFTPEFSFYEQSRLPYHSWAMQDEPYQLMDCAQSTPKNRNLKDGIDCGSEADLYGLVSTILEEVDPMDSYFSQDRISTGLTTGWSPMSQKEDGLQCFNSEAKVQSSSGIQYNPEPGIKLHTRLVERETDQSADMLPCFSGIEAADSSWHFSTCNGESKSESYTPAFLNLPRPPPGLDITHAVRSHFFKTKPGKSEHSVSIKDSSFCSTDDEISDSLDAHCCLPTEMNDSYFSPYQNFAGFDGPKIEKNRMFSMQDASKLANNLEALFMVEPECRYNRESPECNAMKVQDGNIVDLKGLPLQRMSAFEAHIASLKREITREQRDSWVGNITTKEFADFGQQSADYFEPPKSFSPSFNFSTHQSKEANQREVRNLQTSFRQYQHGQSNQYQCNTKSPPKTSADPQGTSKFMSQSVAEFVPVRSPQQMQRSVPRILSDFGQRDGRMGRTGRGLGLEGLGKLGGIVDRGEFDLQSDMGRSATGFIADSHPSPCFGVKSPAGFPKEADKKKALLQNPYRILGSMYAGQARQNGAKPAPSQMFPFLYQMGVSGQNPCHVFPSRSPLTYGGSAPVVDLNELRPDAEIPALNPYLQEMMGPSRAGRDGPFPGLISNLRPSNQSNSHGGPMNQLHYYLEECYEQWRVLEKERKKAEAILLKSFPGKCISVTNGNSVPKLPLNPTRVDKLIVDQFREQAKVVSLLGTIERLRSFPLHANIGSTLDRHLEAIYVTQARRKDEFLNSSRQRHGVAKLRDDRDILLLASALKDLSRSTRTSCTALWCALQMTLPKKGTSAKDGEEGNMSSVLAHDSSDQVAPEIAL; encoded by the exons ATGGAG GGTGTGGCACAGCCTTTCAGAGGCAAGAAGAAGTTG GTAAATAATGCCACGAAAAGTAAACTCGGTGTAGATGCAAACGGAGCAAAGATGCCATTTGATCTGTTTCATAGTGGAGGATCGGATGCAAGCTACTCAACGTATAAGTTTCAG AATGATTATAATGAAGAAAGTGGAAGACTGTCTGAGACTTTTACCCCAGAGTTCTCCTTCTATGAGCAATCGCGTCTACCCTACCATTCCTGGGCAATGCAGGACGAACCGTATCAACTGATGGATTGTGCTCAAAGCACCCCCAAAAACAG GAATCTTAAAGACGGCATTGACTGTGGGAGCGAGGCCGATCTCTATGGATTAGTGTCCACCATCTTGGAAGAGGTTGATCCAATGGACTCGTACTTCTCTCAAGA TAGAATATCAACTGGTCTTACAACTGGGTGGTCTCCGATGTCCCAGAAGGAGGATGGCTTGCAGTGTTTTAATTCTGAGGCGAAGGTGCAGTCTAGTTCTGGAATTCAGTACAATCCCGAGCCCGGCATCAAACTCCACACTCGTCTAGTGGAAAGAGAGACTGATCAAAGTGCTGACATGTTACCGTGTTTCAGTGGCATTGAGGCTGCTGACTCATCCTGGCACTTTTCCACTTGCAATGGAGAATCTAAATCCGAATCCTACACCCCAGCTTTCCTAAATTTACCCAGACCACCTCCTGGTCTTGATATCACACATGCCGTGAGGTCCCACTTCTTCAAGACCAAACCAGGTAAATCAGAGCACAGCGTGTCTATCAAAGATAGCAGCTTTTGCAGCACCGATGATGAAATCTCTGACAGCCTGGATGCCCATTGCTGCCTTCCAACCGAAATGAATGACTCCTACTTCAGCCCATATCAAAATTTCGCTGGCTTTGATGGACCCAAAATTGAAAAGAACAGAATGTTCTCTATGCAGGATGCCAGCAAGCTGGCCAACAACCTGGAGGCTCTTTTTATGGTGGAACCGGAGTGCAGGTATAATAGAGAATCACCCGAGTGCAATGCCATGAAAGTTCAGGATGGAAACATTGTTGATTTGAAGGGTCTACCTCTCCAAAGGATGTCAGCATTTGAAGCTCATATTGCAAGTCTTAAGAGAGAAATCACAAGGGAGCAAAGAGATAGTTGGGTTGGGAATATAACGACTAAGGAGTTTGCTGATTTTGGTCAGCAGTCAGCAGACTATTTTGAACCTCCGAAatccttctctccctctttcaacTTTTCAACTCACCAAAGCAAAGAAGCCAACCAGAGAGAAGTAAGAAATCTCCAAACCAGCTTCCGTCAATACCAGCATGGGCAATCAAACCAGTACCAATGTAACACCAAATCTCCACCCAAAACAAGTGCCGATCCACAAGGGACATCTAAATTCATGTCTCAGTCTGTGGCCGAGTTTGTTCCTGTCCGGTCTCCGCAACAGATGCAGAGGAGCGTACCTAGAATACTCAGTGATTTTGGGCAGCGTGATGGGAGAATGGGTCGCACGGGCCGGGGTTTGGGTCTGGAGGGCCTGGGGAAGTTAGGTGGCATTGTAGACAGAGGAGAATTTGACCTACAGTCAGATATGGGCAGATCGGCCACAGGCTTTATAGCTGATTCGCACCCCTCTCCATGTTTTGGAGTGAAGTCCCCAGCTGGCTTCCCGAAAGAGGCAGACAAGAAAAAAGCTCTGCTGCAGAACCCATATCGGATTCTAGGCAGTATGTATGCAGGTCAGGCCAGACAAAATGGAGCCAAACCTGCACCATCCCAGATGTTTCCTTTCTTGTACCAGATGGGAGTTTCTGGACAGAACCCATGCCACGTGTTCCCTTCCCGATCCCCTCTGACCTACGGTGGCTCTGCGCCTGTAGTGGATCTGAATGAATTACGGCCAGATGCTGAAATCCCCGCCCTAAACCCTTACCTGCAGGAGATGATGGGGCCAAGCCGAGCTGGACGAGATGGACCCTTTCCTGGGTTAATCTCCAACCTGAGGCCATCCAACCAAAGCAACAGTCACGGTGGCCCTATGAACCAGCTACACTATTATCTGGAAGAGTGCTATGAACAGTGGAGAGTtttggagaaagagagaaagaag GCAGAAGCTATCTTGCTAAAGAGCTTCCCAGGCAAGTGTATATCTGTGACGAACGGTAACTCTGTGCCCAAGCTGCCTCTCAACCCCACCAGAGTGGACAAGCTTATAGTGGACCAGTTTCGAGAACAAGCCAAG GTGGTGAGCTTGTTGGGGACGATAGAGCGCTTGCGGAGTTTTCCTCTCCATGCTAATATCGGTTCGACTCTGGACAGGCACCTAGAAGCCATATACGTCACGCAGGCTCGCCGCAAAGACGAGTTCCTCAACAGCAGTAGACAGAGACATGGCGTGGCCAAACTCAGAGACGACAGAG ATATCCTGCTTTTGGCCTCTGCACTGAAGGACCTGAGCAGGAGCACCAGGACGTCTTGCACTGCTCTGTGGTGCGCTCTGCAGATGACTCTGCCCAAAAAAGGCACCAGCGCCAAGGACGGAGAAGAGGGGAACATGTCTTCAGTTTTAGCGCATGACAGTTCTGACCAGGTTGCTCC
- the moto gene encoding meiosis-specific coiled-coil domain-containing protein MEIOC isoform X2, producing MEGVAQPFRGKKKLVNNATKSKLGVDANGAKMPFDLFHSGGSDASYSTYKFQNDYNEESGRLSETFTPEFSFYEQSRLPYHSWAMQDEPYQLMDCAQSTPKNRNLKDGIDCGSEADLYGLVSTILEEVDPMDSYFSQEISTGLTTGWSPMSQKEDGLQCFNSEAKVQSSSGIQYNPEPGIKLHTRLVERETDQSADMLPCFSGIEAADSSWHFSTCNGESKSESYTPAFLNLPRPPPGLDITHAVRSHFFKTKPGKSEHSVSIKDSSFCSTDDEISDSLDAHCCLPTEMNDSYFSPYQNFAGFDGPKIEKNRMFSMQDASKLANNLEALFMVEPECRYNRESPECNAMKVQDGNIVDLKGLPLQRMSAFEAHIASLKREITREQRDSWVGNITTKEFADFGQQSADYFEPPKSFSPSFNFSTHQSKEANQREVRNLQTSFRQYQHGQSNQYQCNTKSPPKTSADPQGTSKFMSQSVAEFVPVRSPQQMQRSVPRILSDFGQRDGRMGRTGRGLGLEGLGKLGGIVDRGEFDLQSDMGRSATGFIADSHPSPCFGVKSPAGFPKEADKKKALLQNPYRILGSMYAGQARQNGAKPAPSQMFPFLYQMGVSGQNPCHVFPSRSPLTYGGSAPVVDLNELRPDAEIPALNPYLQEMMGPSRAGRDGPFPGLISNLRPSNQSNSHGGPMNQLHYYLEECYEQWRVLEKERKKAEAILLKSFPGKCISVTNGNSVPKLPLNPTRVDKLIVDQFREQAKVVSLLGTIERLRSFPLHANIGSTLDRHLEAIYVTQARRKDEFLNSSRQRHGVAKLRDDRDILLLASALKDLSRSTRTSCTALWCALQMTLPKKGTSAKDGEEGNMSSVLAHDSSDQVAPEIAL from the exons ATGGAG GGTGTGGCACAGCCTTTCAGAGGCAAGAAGAAGTTG GTAAATAATGCCACGAAAAGTAAACTCGGTGTAGATGCAAACGGAGCAAAGATGCCATTTGATCTGTTTCATAGTGGAGGATCGGATGCAAGCTACTCAACGTATAAGTTTCAG AATGATTATAATGAAGAAAGTGGAAGACTGTCTGAGACTTTTACCCCAGAGTTCTCCTTCTATGAGCAATCGCGTCTACCCTACCATTCCTGGGCAATGCAGGACGAACCGTATCAACTGATGGATTGTGCTCAAAGCACCCCCAAAAACAG GAATCTTAAAGACGGCATTGACTGTGGGAGCGAGGCCGATCTCTATGGATTAGTGTCCACCATCTTGGAAGAGGTTGATCCAATGGACTCGTACTTCTCTCAAGA AATATCAACTGGTCTTACAACTGGGTGGTCTCCGATGTCCCAGAAGGAGGATGGCTTGCAGTGTTTTAATTCTGAGGCGAAGGTGCAGTCTAGTTCTGGAATTCAGTACAATCCCGAGCCCGGCATCAAACTCCACACTCGTCTAGTGGAAAGAGAGACTGATCAAAGTGCTGACATGTTACCGTGTTTCAGTGGCATTGAGGCTGCTGACTCATCCTGGCACTTTTCCACTTGCAATGGAGAATCTAAATCCGAATCCTACACCCCAGCTTTCCTAAATTTACCCAGACCACCTCCTGGTCTTGATATCACACATGCCGTGAGGTCCCACTTCTTCAAGACCAAACCAGGTAAATCAGAGCACAGCGTGTCTATCAAAGATAGCAGCTTTTGCAGCACCGATGATGAAATCTCTGACAGCCTGGATGCCCATTGCTGCCTTCCAACCGAAATGAATGACTCCTACTTCAGCCCATATCAAAATTTCGCTGGCTTTGATGGACCCAAAATTGAAAAGAACAGAATGTTCTCTATGCAGGATGCCAGCAAGCTGGCCAACAACCTGGAGGCTCTTTTTATGGTGGAACCGGAGTGCAGGTATAATAGAGAATCACCCGAGTGCAATGCCATGAAAGTTCAGGATGGAAACATTGTTGATTTGAAGGGTCTACCTCTCCAAAGGATGTCAGCATTTGAAGCTCATATTGCAAGTCTTAAGAGAGAAATCACAAGGGAGCAAAGAGATAGTTGGGTTGGGAATATAACGACTAAGGAGTTTGCTGATTTTGGTCAGCAGTCAGCAGACTATTTTGAACCTCCGAAatccttctctccctctttcaacTTTTCAACTCACCAAAGCAAAGAAGCCAACCAGAGAGAAGTAAGAAATCTCCAAACCAGCTTCCGTCAATACCAGCATGGGCAATCAAACCAGTACCAATGTAACACCAAATCTCCACCCAAAACAAGTGCCGATCCACAAGGGACATCTAAATTCATGTCTCAGTCTGTGGCCGAGTTTGTTCCTGTCCGGTCTCCGCAACAGATGCAGAGGAGCGTACCTAGAATACTCAGTGATTTTGGGCAGCGTGATGGGAGAATGGGTCGCACGGGCCGGGGTTTGGGTCTGGAGGGCCTGGGGAAGTTAGGTGGCATTGTAGACAGAGGAGAATTTGACCTACAGTCAGATATGGGCAGATCGGCCACAGGCTTTATAGCTGATTCGCACCCCTCTCCATGTTTTGGAGTGAAGTCCCCAGCTGGCTTCCCGAAAGAGGCAGACAAGAAAAAAGCTCTGCTGCAGAACCCATATCGGATTCTAGGCAGTATGTATGCAGGTCAGGCCAGACAAAATGGAGCCAAACCTGCACCATCCCAGATGTTTCCTTTCTTGTACCAGATGGGAGTTTCTGGACAGAACCCATGCCACGTGTTCCCTTCCCGATCCCCTCTGACCTACGGTGGCTCTGCGCCTGTAGTGGATCTGAATGAATTACGGCCAGATGCTGAAATCCCCGCCCTAAACCCTTACCTGCAGGAGATGATGGGGCCAAGCCGAGCTGGACGAGATGGACCCTTTCCTGGGTTAATCTCCAACCTGAGGCCATCCAACCAAAGCAACAGTCACGGTGGCCCTATGAACCAGCTACACTATTATCTGGAAGAGTGCTATGAACAGTGGAGAGTtttggagaaagagagaaagaag GCAGAAGCTATCTTGCTAAAGAGCTTCCCAGGCAAGTGTATATCTGTGACGAACGGTAACTCTGTGCCCAAGCTGCCTCTCAACCCCACCAGAGTGGACAAGCTTATAGTGGACCAGTTTCGAGAACAAGCCAAG GTGGTGAGCTTGTTGGGGACGATAGAGCGCTTGCGGAGTTTTCCTCTCCATGCTAATATCGGTTCGACTCTGGACAGGCACCTAGAAGCCATATACGTCACGCAGGCTCGCCGCAAAGACGAGTTCCTCAACAGCAGTAGACAGAGACATGGCGTGGCCAAACTCAGAGACGACAGAG ATATCCTGCTTTTGGCCTCTGCACTGAAGGACCTGAGCAGGAGCACCAGGACGTCTTGCACTGCTCTGTGGTGCGCTCTGCAGATGACTCTGCCCAAAAAAGGCACCAGCGCCAAGGACGGAGAAGAGGGGAACATGTCTTCAGTTTTAGCGCATGACAGTTCTGACCAGGTTGCTCC
- the moto gene encoding meiosis-specific coiled-coil domain-containing protein MEIOC isoform X4 has product MEGVAQPFRGKKKLVNNATKSKLGVDANGAKMPFDLFHSGGSDASYSTYKFQNDYNEESGRLSETFTPEFSFYEQSRLPYHSWAMQDEPYQLMDCAQSTPKNRISTGLTTGWSPMSQKEDGLQCFNSEAKVQSSSGIQYNPEPGIKLHTRLVERETDQSADMLPCFSGIEAADSSWHFSTCNGESKSESYTPAFLNLPRPPPGLDITHAVRSHFFKTKPGKSEHSVSIKDSSFCSTDDEISDSLDAHCCLPTEMNDSYFSPYQNFAGFDGPKIEKNRMFSMQDASKLANNLEALFMVEPECRYNRESPECNAMKVQDGNIVDLKGLPLQRMSAFEAHIASLKREITREQRDSWVGNITTKEFADFGQQSADYFEPPKSFSPSFNFSTHQSKEANQREVRNLQTSFRQYQHGQSNQYQCNTKSPPKTSADPQGTSKFMSQSVAEFVPVRSPQQMQRSVPRILSDFGQRDGRMGRTGRGLGLEGLGKLGGIVDRGEFDLQSDMGRSATGFIADSHPSPCFGVKSPAGFPKEADKKKALLQNPYRILGSMYAGQARQNGAKPAPSQMFPFLYQMGVSGQNPCHVFPSRSPLTYGGSAPVVDLNELRPDAEIPALNPYLQEMMGPSRAGRDGPFPGLISNLRPSNQSNSHGGPMNQLHYYLEECYEQWRVLEKERKKAEAILLKSFPGKCISVTNGNSVPKLPLNPTRVDKLIVDQFREQAKVVSLLGTIERLRSFPLHANIGSTLDRHLEAIYVTQARRKDEFLNSSRQRHGVAKLRDDRDILLLASALKDLSRSTRTSCTALWCALQMTLPKKGTSAKDGEEGNMSSVLAHDSSDQVAPEIAL; this is encoded by the exons ATGGAG GGTGTGGCACAGCCTTTCAGAGGCAAGAAGAAGTTG GTAAATAATGCCACGAAAAGTAAACTCGGTGTAGATGCAAACGGAGCAAAGATGCCATTTGATCTGTTTCATAGTGGAGGATCGGATGCAAGCTACTCAACGTATAAGTTTCAG AATGATTATAATGAAGAAAGTGGAAGACTGTCTGAGACTTTTACCCCAGAGTTCTCCTTCTATGAGCAATCGCGTCTACCCTACCATTCCTGGGCAATGCAGGACGAACCGTATCAACTGATGGATTGTGCTCAAAGCACCCCCAAAAACAG AATATCAACTGGTCTTACAACTGGGTGGTCTCCGATGTCCCAGAAGGAGGATGGCTTGCAGTGTTTTAATTCTGAGGCGAAGGTGCAGTCTAGTTCTGGAATTCAGTACAATCCCGAGCCCGGCATCAAACTCCACACTCGTCTAGTGGAAAGAGAGACTGATCAAAGTGCTGACATGTTACCGTGTTTCAGTGGCATTGAGGCTGCTGACTCATCCTGGCACTTTTCCACTTGCAATGGAGAATCTAAATCCGAATCCTACACCCCAGCTTTCCTAAATTTACCCAGACCACCTCCTGGTCTTGATATCACACATGCCGTGAGGTCCCACTTCTTCAAGACCAAACCAGGTAAATCAGAGCACAGCGTGTCTATCAAAGATAGCAGCTTTTGCAGCACCGATGATGAAATCTCTGACAGCCTGGATGCCCATTGCTGCCTTCCAACCGAAATGAATGACTCCTACTTCAGCCCATATCAAAATTTCGCTGGCTTTGATGGACCCAAAATTGAAAAGAACAGAATGTTCTCTATGCAGGATGCCAGCAAGCTGGCCAACAACCTGGAGGCTCTTTTTATGGTGGAACCGGAGTGCAGGTATAATAGAGAATCACCCGAGTGCAATGCCATGAAAGTTCAGGATGGAAACATTGTTGATTTGAAGGGTCTACCTCTCCAAAGGATGTCAGCATTTGAAGCTCATATTGCAAGTCTTAAGAGAGAAATCACAAGGGAGCAAAGAGATAGTTGGGTTGGGAATATAACGACTAAGGAGTTTGCTGATTTTGGTCAGCAGTCAGCAGACTATTTTGAACCTCCGAAatccttctctccctctttcaacTTTTCAACTCACCAAAGCAAAGAAGCCAACCAGAGAGAAGTAAGAAATCTCCAAACCAGCTTCCGTCAATACCAGCATGGGCAATCAAACCAGTACCAATGTAACACCAAATCTCCACCCAAAACAAGTGCCGATCCACAAGGGACATCTAAATTCATGTCTCAGTCTGTGGCCGAGTTTGTTCCTGTCCGGTCTCCGCAACAGATGCAGAGGAGCGTACCTAGAATACTCAGTGATTTTGGGCAGCGTGATGGGAGAATGGGTCGCACGGGCCGGGGTTTGGGTCTGGAGGGCCTGGGGAAGTTAGGTGGCATTGTAGACAGAGGAGAATTTGACCTACAGTCAGATATGGGCAGATCGGCCACAGGCTTTATAGCTGATTCGCACCCCTCTCCATGTTTTGGAGTGAAGTCCCCAGCTGGCTTCCCGAAAGAGGCAGACAAGAAAAAAGCTCTGCTGCAGAACCCATATCGGATTCTAGGCAGTATGTATGCAGGTCAGGCCAGACAAAATGGAGCCAAACCTGCACCATCCCAGATGTTTCCTTTCTTGTACCAGATGGGAGTTTCTGGACAGAACCCATGCCACGTGTTCCCTTCCCGATCCCCTCTGACCTACGGTGGCTCTGCGCCTGTAGTGGATCTGAATGAATTACGGCCAGATGCTGAAATCCCCGCCCTAAACCCTTACCTGCAGGAGATGATGGGGCCAAGCCGAGCTGGACGAGATGGACCCTTTCCTGGGTTAATCTCCAACCTGAGGCCATCCAACCAAAGCAACAGTCACGGTGGCCCTATGAACCAGCTACACTATTATCTGGAAGAGTGCTATGAACAGTGGAGAGTtttggagaaagagagaaagaag GCAGAAGCTATCTTGCTAAAGAGCTTCCCAGGCAAGTGTATATCTGTGACGAACGGTAACTCTGTGCCCAAGCTGCCTCTCAACCCCACCAGAGTGGACAAGCTTATAGTGGACCAGTTTCGAGAACAAGCCAAG GTGGTGAGCTTGTTGGGGACGATAGAGCGCTTGCGGAGTTTTCCTCTCCATGCTAATATCGGTTCGACTCTGGACAGGCACCTAGAAGCCATATACGTCACGCAGGCTCGCCGCAAAGACGAGTTCCTCAACAGCAGTAGACAGAGACATGGCGTGGCCAAACTCAGAGACGACAGAG ATATCCTGCTTTTGGCCTCTGCACTGAAGGACCTGAGCAGGAGCACCAGGACGTCTTGCACTGCTCTGTGGTGCGCTCTGCAGATGACTCTGCCCAAAAAAGGCACCAGCGCCAAGGACGGAGAAGAGGGGAACATGTCTTCAGTTTTAGCGCATGACAGTTCTGACCAGGTTGCTCC
- the moto gene encoding meiosis-specific coiled-coil domain-containing protein MEIOC isoform X3 has translation MEVNNATKSKLGVDANGAKMPFDLFHSGGSDASYSTYKFQNDYNEESGRLSETFTPEFSFYEQSRLPYHSWAMQDEPYQLMDCAQSTPKNRNLKDGIDCGSEADLYGLVSTILEEVDPMDSYFSQDRISTGLTTGWSPMSQKEDGLQCFNSEAKVQSSSGIQYNPEPGIKLHTRLVERETDQSADMLPCFSGIEAADSSWHFSTCNGESKSESYTPAFLNLPRPPPGLDITHAVRSHFFKTKPGKSEHSVSIKDSSFCSTDDEISDSLDAHCCLPTEMNDSYFSPYQNFAGFDGPKIEKNRMFSMQDASKLANNLEALFMVEPECRYNRESPECNAMKVQDGNIVDLKGLPLQRMSAFEAHIASLKREITREQRDSWVGNITTKEFADFGQQSADYFEPPKSFSPSFNFSTHQSKEANQREVRNLQTSFRQYQHGQSNQYQCNTKSPPKTSADPQGTSKFMSQSVAEFVPVRSPQQMQRSVPRILSDFGQRDGRMGRTGRGLGLEGLGKLGGIVDRGEFDLQSDMGRSATGFIADSHPSPCFGVKSPAGFPKEADKKKALLQNPYRILGSMYAGQARQNGAKPAPSQMFPFLYQMGVSGQNPCHVFPSRSPLTYGGSAPVVDLNELRPDAEIPALNPYLQEMMGPSRAGRDGPFPGLISNLRPSNQSNSHGGPMNQLHYYLEECYEQWRVLEKERKKAEAILLKSFPGKCISVTNGNSVPKLPLNPTRVDKLIVDQFREQAKVVSLLGTIERLRSFPLHANIGSTLDRHLEAIYVTQARRKDEFLNSSRQRHGVAKLRDDRDILLLASALKDLSRSTRTSCTALWCALQMTLPKKGTSAKDGEEGNMSSVLAHDSSDQVAPEIAL, from the exons ATGGAG GTAAATAATGCCACGAAAAGTAAACTCGGTGTAGATGCAAACGGAGCAAAGATGCCATTTGATCTGTTTCATAGTGGAGGATCGGATGCAAGCTACTCAACGTATAAGTTTCAG AATGATTATAATGAAGAAAGTGGAAGACTGTCTGAGACTTTTACCCCAGAGTTCTCCTTCTATGAGCAATCGCGTCTACCCTACCATTCCTGGGCAATGCAGGACGAACCGTATCAACTGATGGATTGTGCTCAAAGCACCCCCAAAAACAG GAATCTTAAAGACGGCATTGACTGTGGGAGCGAGGCCGATCTCTATGGATTAGTGTCCACCATCTTGGAAGAGGTTGATCCAATGGACTCGTACTTCTCTCAAGA TAGAATATCAACTGGTCTTACAACTGGGTGGTCTCCGATGTCCCAGAAGGAGGATGGCTTGCAGTGTTTTAATTCTGAGGCGAAGGTGCAGTCTAGTTCTGGAATTCAGTACAATCCCGAGCCCGGCATCAAACTCCACACTCGTCTAGTGGAAAGAGAGACTGATCAAAGTGCTGACATGTTACCGTGTTTCAGTGGCATTGAGGCTGCTGACTCATCCTGGCACTTTTCCACTTGCAATGGAGAATCTAAATCCGAATCCTACACCCCAGCTTTCCTAAATTTACCCAGACCACCTCCTGGTCTTGATATCACACATGCCGTGAGGTCCCACTTCTTCAAGACCAAACCAGGTAAATCAGAGCACAGCGTGTCTATCAAAGATAGCAGCTTTTGCAGCACCGATGATGAAATCTCTGACAGCCTGGATGCCCATTGCTGCCTTCCAACCGAAATGAATGACTCCTACTTCAGCCCATATCAAAATTTCGCTGGCTTTGATGGACCCAAAATTGAAAAGAACAGAATGTTCTCTATGCAGGATGCCAGCAAGCTGGCCAACAACCTGGAGGCTCTTTTTATGGTGGAACCGGAGTGCAGGTATAATAGAGAATCACCCGAGTGCAATGCCATGAAAGTTCAGGATGGAAACATTGTTGATTTGAAGGGTCTACCTCTCCAAAGGATGTCAGCATTTGAAGCTCATATTGCAAGTCTTAAGAGAGAAATCACAAGGGAGCAAAGAGATAGTTGGGTTGGGAATATAACGACTAAGGAGTTTGCTGATTTTGGTCAGCAGTCAGCAGACTATTTTGAACCTCCGAAatccttctctccctctttcaacTTTTCAACTCACCAAAGCAAAGAAGCCAACCAGAGAGAAGTAAGAAATCTCCAAACCAGCTTCCGTCAATACCAGCATGGGCAATCAAACCAGTACCAATGTAACACCAAATCTCCACCCAAAACAAGTGCCGATCCACAAGGGACATCTAAATTCATGTCTCAGTCTGTGGCCGAGTTTGTTCCTGTCCGGTCTCCGCAACAGATGCAGAGGAGCGTACCTAGAATACTCAGTGATTTTGGGCAGCGTGATGGGAGAATGGGTCGCACGGGCCGGGGTTTGGGTCTGGAGGGCCTGGGGAAGTTAGGTGGCATTGTAGACAGAGGAGAATTTGACCTACAGTCAGATATGGGCAGATCGGCCACAGGCTTTATAGCTGATTCGCACCCCTCTCCATGTTTTGGAGTGAAGTCCCCAGCTGGCTTCCCGAAAGAGGCAGACAAGAAAAAAGCTCTGCTGCAGAACCCATATCGGATTCTAGGCAGTATGTATGCAGGTCAGGCCAGACAAAATGGAGCCAAACCTGCACCATCCCAGATGTTTCCTTTCTTGTACCAGATGGGAGTTTCTGGACAGAACCCATGCCACGTGTTCCCTTCCCGATCCCCTCTGACCTACGGTGGCTCTGCGCCTGTAGTGGATCTGAATGAATTACGGCCAGATGCTGAAATCCCCGCCCTAAACCCTTACCTGCAGGAGATGATGGGGCCAAGCCGAGCTGGACGAGATGGACCCTTTCCTGGGTTAATCTCCAACCTGAGGCCATCCAACCAAAGCAACAGTCACGGTGGCCCTATGAACCAGCTACACTATTATCTGGAAGAGTGCTATGAACAGTGGAGAGTtttggagaaagagagaaagaag GCAGAAGCTATCTTGCTAAAGAGCTTCCCAGGCAAGTGTATATCTGTGACGAACGGTAACTCTGTGCCCAAGCTGCCTCTCAACCCCACCAGAGTGGACAAGCTTATAGTGGACCAGTTTCGAGAACAAGCCAAG GTGGTGAGCTTGTTGGGGACGATAGAGCGCTTGCGGAGTTTTCCTCTCCATGCTAATATCGGTTCGACTCTGGACAGGCACCTAGAAGCCATATACGTCACGCAGGCTCGCCGCAAAGACGAGTTCCTCAACAGCAGTAGACAGAGACATGGCGTGGCCAAACTCAGAGACGACAGAG ATATCCTGCTTTTGGCCTCTGCACTGAAGGACCTGAGCAGGAGCACCAGGACGTCTTGCACTGCTCTGTGGTGCGCTCTGCAGATGACTCTGCCCAAAAAAGGCACCAGCGCCAAGGACGGAGAAGAGGGGAACATGTCTTCAGTTTTAGCGCATGACAGTTCTGACCAGGTTGCTCC